From the Cryptomeria japonica chromosome 2, Sugi_1.0, whole genome shotgun sequence genome, one window contains:
- the LOC131072808 gene encoding 3-ketoacyl-CoA synthase 10: protein MPVGGEAFQHKAVRDLRAEKRGRSDQGKSSKMAKEQAFLSTEIVNQGVQETGPNAGSMTFSVRVRRRLPDFLQSVNLKYVKLGYHYLISHAVYLFTVPAILLAFSAEVGSLRQQDLWKLWEQPQFDLTTALTFSGAIVFMLCLYFLSRPRSIYLVDFACFKPSDDLKVSKEEFIKMAKSSGHFDDASLDFQKRILDRSGLGEETYLPKAVMGSGICSTMKEGRAEAEMVMFGALDELFEKCRVRPKDIGILVVNCSLFNPTPSLSAMIVNHYKMRGNILSFNLGGMGCSAGIISLDLARDMLQAHPNSYAVVVSTEMITFNWYTGSERSMLMPNCFFRMGCSAMLLSNKRRDRRRAKYELSLIVRTHKGADDRSFRCVYQQEDDKRKKGLFVSKDLLEIGGHALKANITTLGPLVLPLSEQLLFLATLVCRKVLKMEHVKPYIPDFKLAFEHFCIHAGGKTILDELQNNLGLSNKHMEASRMTLHRFGNTSSSSLWYELAYMEAKKKIKSGDRIWQIAFGSGFKCNSAVWKALRTVKKTDRNPWVDCVERYPVEIPDVPRV, encoded by the exons ATGCCTGTTGGGGGTGAAGCTTTCCAACACAAAGCAGTAAGAGACCTAAGGGCTGAGAAGAGGGGTCGGAGTGACCAAGGAAAAAGTTCCAAAATGGCCAAAGAGCAGGCCTTTTTGTCTACAGAGATAGTGAACCAGGGAGTGCAGGAAACAGGGCCAAATGCAGGGTCCATGACATTCTCTGTTAGAGTCAGGAGAAGGCTTCCTGATTTTCTTCAGTCTGTGAACTTGAAGTATGTGAAGTTGGGTTATCATTATTTGATCAGTCATGCTGTTTATCTGTTTACAGTGCCTGCTATCCTTCTGGCCTTTAGTGCAGAGGTCGGTAGCTTGAGACAGCAGGATCTCTGGAAACTGTGGGAGCAACCCCAGTTTGATTTGACAACTGCCCTTACTTTCTCTGGGGCTATTGTTTTTATGCTCTGTCTCTACTTCTTGTCCAGGCCTCGGTCTATTTATCTTGTGGACTTTGCTTGCTTCAAGCCATCAGATGATCTCAAG GTCTCCAAAGAGGAATTCATCAAAATGGCCAAAAGTTCCGGCCATTTTGACGATGCAAGCCTGGACTTCCAGAAGAGAATCCTGGACAGATCAGGACTGGGGGAAGAGACATATTTGCCAAAGGCAGTAATGGGTTCAGGCATATGTTCCACCATGAAAGAAGGCCGAGCAGAGGCAGAAATGGTGATGTTCGGTGCATTGGATGAATTGTTCGAGAAGTGCAGAGTGAGGCCTAAAGACATAGGCATCTTGGTTGTCAACTGCAGCCTGTTCAACCCCACTCCATCTCTTTCTGCCATGATTGTTAACCACTACAAGATGAGAGGCAACATTTTGAGCTTCAATCTGGGAGGAATGGGGTGCAGTGCAGGGATTATATCTCTGGATCTGGCAAGAGACATGCTGCAAGCACATCCCAATAGTTATGCAGTTGTGGTGAGCACTGAGATGATAACATTCAACTGGTATACTGGCTCAGAAAGGTCCATGCTCATGCCCAACTGTTTCTTCCGCATGGGGTGTTCTGCAATGTTGTTGTCTAACAAGAGGAGAGACAGGAGAAGGGCTAAGTACGAGCTCTCACTAATAGTTCGCACTCACAAAGGAGCCGATGATAGAAGTTTCAG GTGTGTCTACCAGCAAGAAGATGACAAGCGGAAGAAAGGTTTGTTTGTCTCCAAGGACCTGCTTGAAATAGGAGGCCATGCCTTGAAAGCCAATATCACAACCTTGGGTCCACTGGTTCTCCCACTCTCTGAGCAACTCCTGTTCTTGGCTACTCTAGTCTGTCGTAAGGTCCTGAAAATGGAGCATGTGAAGCCTTATATACCAGACTTCAAGCTTGCCTTTGAACATTTCTGCATCCATGCCGGAGGCAAGACCATTCTGGATGAGTTGCAGAACAATCTGGGTCTCTCCAACAAGCACATGGAAGCATCCAGAATGACTCTCCACAGGTTTGGTAACACCTCCAGCAGTTCTCTCTGGTATGAACTTGCTTACATGGAAGCCAAGAAAAAGATCAAGAGTGGTGACAGAATATGGCAGATTGCATTTGGGTCTGGGTTCAAGTGCAACAGTGCTGTGTGGAAAGCTCTGAGGACTGTCAAAAAGACTGACAGGAATCCCTGGGTAGACTGTGTTGAAAGGTATCCTGTGGAGATCCCTGATGTGCCAAGGGTTTGA